From Oceanipulchritudo coccoides, the proteins below share one genomic window:
- a CDS encoding ABC transporter substrate-binding protein, which yields MTEGNILRVGNGGEPRDLDPHTVTGSPEVNIIQCLMEGLVAYHPTNDEIPHPGVAERWEVSEDGRIWRFFLREGARWSNGDPVLAENFVYSWRRVLNPGLGNEYADWMYMIEGAEAYHRGEIEDISTVGIAAESERVFRVTLNEPVADFLKMLLNHTFLPVHPPTIEAHGGAGVRSSGWTAPESFVGNGPFKLVEWSPDSVIRLERNPYYWDAETVRLDGVEYYPISDVNTELRAFESGQLHVTNAVPVNMRQVYKERFPEKIRFDPFAGVYFYRVNTTRPPMNDVRVRKALSLTINREQIIRRLLQGNERVATAMVPSGLGGYESPVRDVYDPDRARQLLAEAGYPGGEGFPEIELLFNTSDNHRKIAEAIQNMWRNELGIDISLTNKEWKVYLNTTKEMDYDIARAGWIGNLYPYSFLRTLLSYSPNNDTGFSNPEYDRILSASTHVMDRASRLEMVRQAEEIMLEAEPIIPVFWYTNVFLIDPRVRNWVSKLVNQRPMKLVYLEDQED from the coding sequence GTGACGGAGGGGAATATTTTGCGAGTGGGTAACGGCGGTGAGCCGCGTGATTTGGATCCCCACACTGTGACAGGCTCTCCCGAGGTGAATATTATCCAGTGCCTCATGGAGGGACTGGTTGCCTACCACCCAACCAATGACGAGATTCCGCATCCCGGAGTGGCGGAGCGCTGGGAGGTTTCCGAAGACGGCCGAATCTGGCGCTTTTTCCTGAGGGAAGGCGCGCGCTGGAGCAATGGCGATCCCGTGCTGGCGGAGAACTTCGTCTACTCCTGGCGCCGGGTTTTGAATCCGGGACTGGGCAATGAATATGCCGACTGGATGTATATGATTGAGGGAGCGGAAGCCTACCACCGTGGTGAAATAGAGGACATCTCAACCGTCGGGATCGCCGCTGAGTCGGAACGGGTTTTCCGGGTTACATTAAATGAGCCGGTGGCGGATTTTTTGAAGATGCTGCTCAATCACACATTCCTGCCCGTGCACCCGCCAACGATCGAGGCCCACGGCGGAGCAGGGGTTCGTTCCAGTGGTTGGACTGCGCCGGAGAGTTTTGTGGGCAATGGACCTTTTAAACTGGTTGAATGGAGTCCCGATTCAGTCATCCGGCTTGAGAGAAACCCCTATTACTGGGATGCCGAAACGGTCCGCCTGGACGGCGTGGAATACTATCCGATCAGTGATGTGAACACGGAACTCCGCGCGTTCGAGAGCGGGCAGCTCCATGTGACAAATGCTGTGCCGGTTAACATGCGTCAGGTGTACAAGGAGAGATTCCCGGAGAAGATTCGCTTCGATCCCTTTGCCGGGGTTTATTTTTATCGCGTGAACACGACACGCCCGCCGATGAATGACGTCCGGGTCCGCAAGGCACTTTCCCTGACCATTAATCGGGAGCAGATCATCCGCCGCCTTTTGCAGGGAAATGAGCGGGTGGCAACGGCGATGGTTCCCTCGGGGCTGGGCGGCTATGAATCGCCGGTGCGGGATGTGTATGATCCCGACAGGGCACGGCAGTTGCTCGCCGAGGCGGGTTATCCGGGCGGGGAGGGCTTCCCTGAAATTGAGTTGCTCTTCAATACGAGTGATAACCACCGGAAGATTGCTGAGGCTATCCAGAATATGTGGCGGAATGAGCTAGGTATCGATATTTCACTGACAAACAAAGAGTGGAAGGTCTACCTGAATACGACAAAGGAAATGGATTACGACATTGCCCGGGCGGGCTGGATCGGGAACCTGTATCCGTATTCCTTCCTGCGCACCCTGCTTTCCTACAGCCCGAACAATGATACCGGTTTTTCCAATCCTGAATATGACCGGATCCTATCCGCCTCCACACATGTGATGGACCGGGCTTCCCGCCTTGAGATGGTCCGGCAAGCCGAGGAGATCATGCTCGAGGCCGAGCCGATCATTCCGGTTTTTTGGTATACGAATGTGTTTCTCATTGATCCACGGGTACGCAACTGGGTCTCGAAACTTGTCAATCAGCGCCCCATGAAGCTGGTCTATCTCGAGGATCAGGAGGATTGA
- the recN gene encoding DNA repair protein RecN, with product MLHTLRIENLALMDAVSLEFEKGYTAVTGETGAGKSVLLGALSLLSGARADKTLIRQGTDTCTLEAAFHFTESAQLDSLLEQMGLPLCEEGQFLLRRIVSKSKPSRIQINGAMATQTQLQEIGKQWIDFHGPGEPQKLFHETEQLALLDLFAGLKKDLAAYRKEYRDWRGQLERIEDLRKETRLSPEEAAFLNSQIKEIDELKLTDERISQLEQDFRRISSSQELKEACSQIDGRFLGSKGICSQLQSVLPLARKLAELDPSAAQLADRVESLVIEANDLSGEWAELANDADFDPRQIKQIEADMDKWLNIRRRYGASVETIIAKREQMAERLSLQGNIEETIEKLQQEADEKRSELAKLAAAMRSIRLKAAHKLGKQSQSLLQELGFKNPKLSIEIVAREKLGPSGDCECRMTFSPNPGSDQLPLNKIASSGEMARVMLALKSVLAAVDATPLLVFDEVDSNIGGEVATSVAGLLADLGQDHQVFCITHLPQVAAVAKNHYLVEKDQSDKATTVSIRCLNDDKTRRLDEFARMLGDRTSKSARKHAEALLGQSS from the coding sequence ATGTTGCACACCCTTCGAATTGAAAACCTCGCCCTGATGGATGCAGTGTCCCTCGAGTTCGAAAAGGGATACACCGCCGTCACTGGCGAAACAGGGGCGGGCAAATCGGTGCTGCTGGGTGCCCTTTCCCTTTTATCCGGGGCACGGGCTGACAAGACGCTGATCCGGCAGGGAACCGATACCTGCACCCTCGAGGCGGCTTTTCATTTCACGGAATCCGCCCAGTTGGACTCCCTTCTAGAACAGATGGGGCTGCCGCTTTGCGAAGAAGGCCAGTTTCTCCTCCGTCGAATTGTCTCCAAATCGAAGCCGTCGCGCATCCAGATCAACGGCGCTATGGCCACCCAGACCCAGCTTCAGGAAATTGGAAAGCAATGGATTGATTTCCATGGACCGGGCGAGCCCCAGAAGCTGTTTCATGAGACGGAACAACTTGCCCTGTTGGACCTCTTTGCAGGCCTGAAAAAGGATTTGGCCGCCTACCGGAAAGAATACCGCGACTGGCGTGGTCAGCTGGAACGGATTGAGGACCTGAGGAAGGAAACGCGCCTTTCGCCCGAGGAGGCCGCCTTTCTTAACTCGCAGATCAAGGAAATCGATGAGCTCAAGCTGACGGATGAGCGCATCAGCCAGCTGGAACAGGATTTCCGGCGTATTTCGAGTTCCCAGGAATTGAAGGAGGCCTGCTCACAGATTGACGGACGCTTTCTTGGTTCCAAGGGCATCTGCAGCCAACTGCAGTCTGTTCTCCCCTTGGCCCGCAAGCTTGCTGAGCTCGACCCCTCAGCCGCTCAATTGGCCGACCGGGTGGAATCACTCGTTATTGAAGCAAACGATTTGTCCGGTGAATGGGCGGAACTGGCCAATGATGCCGACTTTGACCCGCGCCAGATCAAGCAGATTGAGGCGGACATGGACAAATGGCTCAATATCAGGCGGCGCTATGGCGCCTCGGTTGAGACCATTATCGCTAAACGGGAACAAATGGCGGAGCGGCTTTCCTTGCAGGGCAATATCGAGGAAACAATTGAAAAGCTTCAGCAGGAAGCGGACGAGAAACGGTCCGAACTGGCCAAGCTGGCGGCGGCCATGCGCTCGATCCGGCTCAAGGCTGCCCATAAACTGGGCAAGCAGAGCCAGTCCCTTCTGCAGGAACTCGGATTCAAGAACCCGAAACTTTCCATTGAAATTGTCGCCCGTGAAAAGCTCGGTCCATCCGGCGACTGTGAATGCCGAATGACCTTTTCCCCGAACCCCGGGAGCGATCAGCTTCCACTCAACAAGATTGCCTCAAGCGGTGAAATGGCCCGTGTGATGCTCGCCCTGAAGTCGGTCCTTGCGGCCGTCGACGCTACCCCGCTTCTCGTTTTTGATGAAGTGGATTCGAATATCGGCGGAGAGGTCGCAACCTCAGTGGCCGGATTACTGGCCGACCTTGGGCAGGACCACCAGGTTTTCTGTATCACCCACCTCCCACAAGTTGCTGCTGTAGCGAAAAATCACTACCTTGTGGAAAAGGACCAGTCCGACAAGGCGACTACTGTTTCCATCCGATGCCTCAACGACGACAAGACCCGCCGCTTGGATGAATTTGCGCGCATGCTGGGTGATCGCACCTCCAAGTCCGCAAGAAAACACGCGGAAGCCTTGCTCGGTCAATCCTCCTGA
- a CDS encoding aldo/keto reductase yields MQYRRFGRTGLSMPVFSCGGMRYQDGWEDKPLSEIDPKTQVNLEATINRSLEVGINHIETARGYGCSERQLGQYFPKLERDKLIIQTKVGLDADSDVFYANVLDSLDRLQLEYVDLLGLHGINNEEKLGWAIRPGGCFEAAQRLRREGKCRFIGFSTHGSVEVINKAIAYTEPKSGESLDYINLHWYYIYQETRSCIEAATARDMGIFIISPSDKGGQLYKAPPLLHELCEPLHPMTFNDLFCLINKEIHTLSIGAARPSDFEEHLDVLPHLNADAPALLRPILKRLQTRYEEKVEPELRDPWALGLPPIKDIPGQINIGRIVQLRNLARAYDMTDYGKFRYNLLGNAADWFPGQKASPENIDPVRSELEALCSSLPTGKKLLSIIEETHELLFEKEAKRLSES; encoded by the coding sequence ATGCAATATCGACGTTTTGGTCGGACGGGTCTCTCCATGCCGGTTTTTTCCTGTGGTGGAATGCGCTATCAGGACGGCTGGGAGGATAAGCCGCTGTCCGAGATTGATCCCAAGACCCAGGTGAACCTGGAGGCGACAATCAATCGTTCCCTTGAAGTGGGGATCAACCACATTGAAACTGCCCGTGGGTATGGGTGTTCAGAACGCCAGCTTGGGCAGTATTTTCCAAAGCTGGAGCGCGACAAGCTCATCATCCAGACGAAGGTCGGGCTGGATGCTGATTCGGATGTGTTCTATGCCAATGTCCTCGATTCACTCGATCGCCTTCAATTGGAATATGTCGACCTGTTGGGCCTTCACGGAATCAACAATGAGGAAAAGCTCGGTTGGGCGATCCGCCCCGGCGGTTGCTTTGAGGCGGCTCAGCGGCTCCGCAGGGAGGGCAAGTGCCGCTTTATCGGATTTTCGACTCACGGGTCTGTCGAGGTGATTAACAAGGCAATTGCCTACACGGAGCCAAAGAGCGGCGAAAGCCTCGATTACATCAATCTCCACTGGTACTACATTTACCAGGAGACGCGGTCCTGCATCGAGGCGGCCACTGCGCGGGACATGGGGATCTTCATCATCAGCCCGAGTGACAAGGGCGGTCAGCTATACAAGGCGCCACCGCTGCTGCATGAGCTCTGTGAGCCGCTCCATCCGATGACTTTTAATGATCTTTTCTGCCTCATTAACAAAGAGATCCATACGCTCAGTATCGGGGCGGCCCGGCCCTCTGATTTTGAGGAGCATCTCGATGTTTTACCCCATTTGAACGCCGATGCGCCCGCTCTCCTCCGGCCGATCCTCAAGCGGCTGCAAACGCGCTACGAGGAGAAGGTCGAACCGGAATTACGTGATCCGTGGGCTCTCGGTCTGCCTCCAATCAAGGATATTCCCGGCCAGATCAATATTGGCCGGATTGTCCAGTTGCGGAATCTAGCCCGCGCCTATGACATGACCGACTATGGCAAGTTCCGTTATAATCTGCTCGGAAATGCCGCTGACTGGTTCCCAGGGCAGAAAGCCAGCCCGGAGAATATCGATCCTGTCCGCTCCGAGCTTGAGGCACTCTGTTCAAGCCTTCCAACGGGCAAAAAACTCCTTTCCATCATTGAGGAAACGCACGAGCTGCTCTTCGAAAAGGAAGCCAAGCGGCTGAGCGAGTCGTGA
- a CDS encoding glycine cleavage system protein R, which produces MNEVLLTLIGPDKTGIVATLARIATEHGGNWLDSRMMRLGGSFSGILRINLPGDTMEAFSAEATGFLEENGFQCSVEVADSEDGPVEGTLANLQLSGQDHPGIVYRIFEAFRKAGVNVEELSTGLQAAPWSGTPIFEAKARLRLPKSVSPESLQDDLEELASDLMVEITQNFGKKG; this is translated from the coding sequence ATGAACGAAGTACTTCTCACCCTGATCGGCCCGGACAAGACCGGGATAGTGGCCACCCTGGCGAGGATTGCCACAGAGCATGGAGGAAACTGGCTGGACAGCCGGATGATGCGGCTTGGAGGATCCTTTTCAGGAATTCTCCGAATCAACTTGCCCGGTGACACCATGGAGGCCTTTTCCGCCGAAGCTACTGGGTTCCTTGAAGAAAACGGTTTCCAGTGTTCGGTTGAAGTGGCAGACAGCGAGGATGGCCCGGTTGAAGGGACACTTGCCAACTTGCAGCTTTCCGGCCAGGACCATCCCGGGATTGTCTATCGGATCTTTGAGGCGTTCCGGAAGGCAGGCGTGAATGTCGAGGAATTGAGTACCGGTTTGCAGGCGGCACCCTGGTCAGGAACCCCGATTTTCGAGGCCAAGGCCCGATTGCGTCTGCCCAAATCGGTATCGCCGGAATCACTACAAGACGATCTGGAGGAGCTGGCCAGCGACCTGATGGTGGAGATTACGCAAAACTTCGGAAAAAAGGGTTGA
- the dnaX gene encoding DNA polymerase III subunit gamma/tau: MAEYQVIARRWRPQRFEDIVGQDHIVRTLRNAIENERIAHAYLFVGPRGTGKTSTARVFAKALNAEGGPKSNPSDETEISQAIMNGSCMDVIEIDGASNNSVDQIRALREECQYAPAQCTFKIYIIDEVHMLSTSAFNALLKTLEEPPAHVKFIFATTEAQKVLATIVSRCQRFEFRPISEEVLVERLTQIAKSEKVKVDEKALWSIARLASGGMRDAQSILDQMISFCGTEISEQDVLDVYGLVGSSRIEQLGEAMGKADFPTIVQLVETFSAEGRDLYRVLLDLETLVRESLMEAIQGGGKSSKLGASLSSESLLRMLDALQQSETGLQKGLSEKVNFEVALLRAVEASQVRAIDNLVRELKGLQDSGESVKKNA, encoded by the coding sequence ATGGCGGAATACCAAGTGATCGCCCGCAGATGGCGGCCCCAGCGATTTGAAGATATCGTGGGGCAGGATCACATTGTCCGGACGCTTCGCAATGCCATTGAGAATGAGCGCATTGCCCACGCCTACCTGTTTGTCGGCCCACGCGGGACCGGCAAGACCTCCACGGCGCGGGTCTTCGCAAAGGCCTTGAATGCAGAAGGCGGGCCCAAGAGCAATCCCTCCGACGAGACGGAGATCAGCCAGGCCATCATGAATGGCAGCTGCATGGACGTGATCGAGATTGACGGGGCCTCCAACAATTCCGTTGACCAGATCCGTGCCCTGCGTGAGGAGTGCCAGTACGCTCCAGCCCAGTGCACTTTCAAAATCTATATAATCGATGAGGTGCACATGTTGTCGACCTCCGCCTTTAATGCGCTTCTGAAGACGCTTGAGGAGCCACCGGCACATGTGAAATTCATCTTCGCGACCACGGAAGCGCAAAAGGTCCTGGCGACAATTGTTTCGCGCTGTCAGCGCTTTGAATTTCGTCCGATTTCCGAGGAGGTTCTCGTTGAGCGGCTGACCCAAATTGCCAAGTCCGAGAAGGTGAAAGTGGATGAGAAAGCGCTCTGGTCGATTGCCCGGCTGGCCAGCGGTGGCATGCGCGATGCCCAGTCCATTCTCGACCAGATGATTTCCTTCTGCGGGACAGAGATTTCCGAGCAGGATGTGCTCGATGTCTACGGGTTGGTCGGATCATCCCGGATCGAGCAGCTGGGCGAAGCCATGGGCAAGGCGGATTTCCCGACTATCGTCCAGCTCGTTGAGACTTTCAGTGCCGAAGGCCGCGACCTATATCGGGTTCTTCTTGATCTGGAAACCCTTGTCCGTGAATCGCTTATGGAAGCAATTCAGGGTGGCGGTAAATCCTCGAAGCTGGGAGCGAGCCTCTCCTCGGAGTCGCTCCTGCGCATGCTCGACGCGCTTCAACAGAGTGAAACTGGCCTGCAAAAAGGCCTTTCCGAAAAGGTGAACTTTGAGGTGGCGCTCCTTCGCGCAGTCGAGGCCAGCCAGGTGCGGGCCATCGATAATCTCGTCCGTGAGCTCAAGGGCCTTCAGGATTCCGGTGAGAGCGTAAAAAAAAACGCCTGA
- a CDS encoding peptidylprolyl isomerase, with amino-acid sequence MRPLLTILLILTATSAFGQTVLLNTRLYPFENLTQDQDTLQLDLQDFFQTYPAPGPVATLNIRKPVSEGLKIFSVDSNSVELMSYKLASGGSYDDPYSVSANDFEWTEHQVQFQLLGDEAPLTVANFKTYADDGALSNTIVHRNESTGRRIGVNGLETFNPLPIIQSGGFRLYDTDDYLLEWVDTRPAITFEETRDNTKGTIAMARTSALNSATSQFFINLENNSNAFGSAYTVFGELIEPETSQPILDDFANTDTYDLSSVKSNGQPNIFGGLPFAALPMYTPAWNEKASYVRFTSISVSDGDPSGLTYSWAFVDDDGEVTDEEAANRASFDIQINGSELVVKRLDSGEAQVEVTATNGSGESASFEVSLISFNLAALSEFPTATIQQGGILASPWYGSFYAETFPWIVHENHGHQYVELYQYRSNPDNPNSQLLNGTMYYDYNLESYLYTFSGLYPKMYVFSLGKWVEYIEDTGNGDGTSRWFYVFDGDNSGFVIESDL; translated from the coding sequence ATGCGCCCGCTTTTAACTATTCTCCTCATTCTCACTGCCACGTCGGCCTTTGGACAAACCGTCCTGCTGAACACGCGCCTGTATCCGTTTGAGAACCTCACTCAGGATCAAGACACGCTGCAGCTCGACCTTCAGGACTTCTTCCAGACCTACCCAGCGCCGGGTCCGGTAGCCACCCTGAATATCCGCAAGCCGGTCTCGGAGGGGTTGAAAATCTTTTCTGTCGACTCAAATTCAGTCGAACTGATGTCCTACAAGCTGGCCTCCGGAGGTTCCTACGACGATCCTTACAGCGTCAGCGCAAATGATTTTGAATGGACTGAGCATCAGGTGCAATTCCAGCTGCTTGGTGACGAGGCTCCACTTACGGTGGCCAATTTCAAAACCTATGCCGACGACGGGGCTCTCTCGAACACCATTGTTCACCGCAACGAATCCACCGGGCGTCGCATCGGTGTGAATGGCTTGGAAACTTTCAACCCGTTGCCAATAATCCAATCTGGAGGATTTCGGTTATACGATACCGATGATTACCTTCTCGAATGGGTAGACACTCGTCCAGCAATCACCTTTGAGGAAACACGGGACAACACCAAGGGAACCATTGCCATGGCGCGTACCTCCGCCCTGAATTCCGCCACTTCCCAGTTTTTTATTAACCTGGAAAACAATTCGAATGCGTTCGGCAGCGCTTACACCGTGTTTGGGGAATTGATCGAGCCAGAGACCAGCCAGCCGATCCTCGATGATTTCGCCAATACGGACACGTATGACCTCTCATCGGTCAAGTCGAACGGACAACCAAACATCTTCGGTGGCCTGCCCTTTGCGGCCCTTCCGATGTACACGCCCGCATGGAATGAGAAAGCCAGCTATGTTCGCTTTACCTCCATCTCCGTCTCGGACGGTGATCCTTCGGGCCTCACATACAGCTGGGCATTTGTCGATGACGATGGGGAGGTGACTGATGAGGAGGCCGCCAACCGCGCCAGCTTTGATATTCAGATCAACGGATCAGAATTGGTCGTGAAGCGACTCGACAGCGGGGAAGCTCAAGTCGAGGTCACCGCAACCAACGGGTCCGGCGAAAGTGCCAGTTTTGAGGTTAGCCTGATCTCCTTCAATCTTGCCGCGCTCAGCGAATTCCCGACTGCCACCATCCAACAAGGTGGTATTCTTGCAAGCCCGTGGTATGGATCCTTCTACGCTGAAACTTTCCCATGGATTGTCCATGAAAACCACGGGCACCAGTATGTGGAACTCTACCAGTACCGCAGCAATCCGGATAACCCGAATAGCCAGCTCCTGAATGGCACCATGTACTACGATTACAATTTGGAATCGTATCTCTACACCTTTAGCGGGCTCTACCCGAAAATGTACGTATTCTCCCTCGGAAAGTGGGTCGAGTATATTGAAGACACAGGCAACGGCGATGGTACCTCACGCTGGTTCTATGTCTTTGATGGTGACAACTCCGGGTTCGTAATCGAGTCGGACTTGTAA
- a CDS encoding carboxypeptidase M32, giving the protein MKTSAAYQELLTTLKRLDRLGSIGGLLSWDESVNMPPEGSGLRGEQQGLFTEIFHREASSPRIGELLNTLESDATNLDEAQKAVIRDARKDFDRLTRIPAEFAARKAEARTASFKAWIEAREKDDYAHFQPYLQEQLEFAKEEAGFLEAPNIYDYWVDQFDPGMTSAIIEPVFAKLLPELKSIVETILACPDQPDSSIFKGFPIPAQEAFLREVVGTLGFEFKRGRIDTAVHPFCGGHPQDTRMTTRFDENNPLDSITSSIHETGHALYEQGLLDEFAGTALGDSVGMAFHESQSRMWENQVGRSREFWKYWEPRYREAFPSQLEKIGSEQFYRAINKVGLTPIRVDADEVTYNLHIMLRFELEKGLFDGSIDTKSLPEAWADASQRILGFTPESNREGCLQDIHWSDGLFGYFPSYCLGNLLAAQLWYHILGQIPDLESHFEKGEFQPLLDWLRRNIHSKGRRKFTLEFINELTGKELSHEFLVRYLKERYLPLYTAS; this is encoded by the coding sequence ATGAAAACTTCAGCAGCTTATCAGGAACTCCTCACCACCTTGAAACGCCTTGATCGGCTCGGATCGATTGGCGGGCTCCTCTCGTGGGATGAATCGGTCAATATGCCACCCGAAGGTTCCGGCCTGCGCGGCGAACAACAGGGGCTTTTTACCGAGATTTTTCATCGCGAAGCATCAAGCCCACGGATCGGTGAGTTACTGAATACCCTCGAGAGTGACGCCACAAATCTCGATGAGGCGCAAAAGGCCGTCATCCGGGACGCCCGCAAGGATTTTGACCGCCTGACGCGCATCCCTGCAGAATTTGCCGCCCGCAAGGCGGAAGCCCGCACCGCTTCATTCAAGGCCTGGATCGAAGCAAGGGAGAAGGACGATTACGCACACTTTCAGCCGTATCTTCAGGAACAACTGGAGTTTGCCAAAGAGGAAGCGGGCTTTCTCGAGGCACCGAACATCTACGACTACTGGGTAGACCAGTTCGATCCGGGCATGACCAGCGCCATCATTGAACCGGTTTTCGCCAAGCTCCTGCCTGAACTGAAATCGATTGTGGAAACAATTCTCGCCTGCCCGGATCAGCCGGACAGCTCCATTTTCAAAGGGTTTCCCATTCCCGCACAGGAGGCCTTCCTGCGTGAGGTCGTCGGCACCCTCGGCTTCGAATTCAAGCGGGGCCGCATTGATACTGCCGTGCACCCGTTCTGCGGGGGCCATCCACAGGACACGCGCATGACAACGCGCTTCGATGAGAACAATCCACTCGATTCCATCACCAGCTCGATCCATGAAACCGGGCACGCTCTCTATGAACAGGGCCTGTTGGATGAATTTGCCGGGACCGCCCTTGGTGACTCGGTTGGCATGGCCTTCCATGAATCCCAATCGCGGATGTGGGAAAACCAGGTCGGGCGTAGCCGCGAATTCTGGAAATACTGGGAGCCGCGTTACCGGGAGGCCTTCCCCAGCCAATTGGAAAAGATCGGGTCGGAACAATTCTACCGGGCGATCAACAAAGTTGGCCTGACTCCGATCCGGGTTGATGCGGATGAGGTGACCTACAATTTACATATCATGCTCCGTTTTGAGCTTGAAAAGGGGCTTTTCGATGGGTCAATCGACACGAAATCCCTGCCGGAAGCATGGGCCGATGCCTCACAAAGGATCCTCGGGTTCACTCCGGAAAGCAACCGCGAGGGCTGCCTGCAGGATATTCACTGGTCAGACGGCCTCTTTGGCTATTTCCCGTCCTACTGCCTTGGAAACCTCCTCGCCGCCCAGCTCTGGTACCACATTCTCGGGCAAATCCCGGATTTGGAGAGCCACTTCGAAAAAGGTGAGTTTCAGCCCCTTCTCGATTGGCTGCGCCGGAACATCCACTCGAAAGGCCGGCGCAAGTTTACCCTTGAATTTATCAACGAGTTGACTGGAAAGGAACTTTCCCACGAGTTCCTTGTCCGGTATCTTAAGGAACGCTATTTGCCACTTTACACAGCTTCCTAA
- a CDS encoding transporter substrate-binding domain-containing protein: MLTPLVGLAELDRTLKVGVRDVPPFSVKTSSGTWEGISVELWDQLAADLGWEYEWVEFNSVTSLLDSLESGSIDIIASSISITAGREERFDFAHPFLSSNLAILAQQKNENRWIRVARSFISLPFMAALGSLALVLLLAGATLYFFERKANPEQFSDKPVEGLGDAFWWAAVTMTTVGYGDKSPVSLGGRLIALLWMFISVIILSTFTASIVSSLALPDTAQPIEGIEDLRSERVATVEGSTADILLGANQLRPVYVDNFREFAEIFESSQIEAAVYDKPTLQFLTKQMGRGFYLIDLLNNQEDYGFVLPENSPLREAINRELLMLLQQPRWHALKARYLQ, from the coding sequence ATGCTTACGCCCTTGGTGGGCCTCGCCGAACTCGATCGCACCCTGAAAGTTGGCGTGCGTGATGTCCCTCCCTTCTCCGTCAAAACAAGCTCGGGAACATGGGAAGGCATTTCGGTTGAGCTCTGGGACCAACTCGCCGCCGATCTCGGCTGGGAATATGAGTGGGTGGAATTTAATTCCGTAACCTCCCTCCTTGATTCATTGGAATCCGGCTCAATCGACATAATCGCCTCCAGCATCAGCATCACCGCTGGCAGGGAGGAACGCTTCGATTTTGCACATCCATTCCTCAGCTCCAACCTGGCCATTCTCGCCCAACAGAAAAATGAAAACCGTTGGATCCGGGTCGCCCGAAGTTTTATATCCCTTCCGTTTATGGCCGCCTTGGGAAGCCTTGCCCTTGTCCTTCTCTTGGCAGGAGCGACCCTCTACTTCTTTGAACGAAAAGCCAACCCGGAGCAATTCAGTGACAAACCGGTCGAGGGCCTCGGGGACGCGTTCTGGTGGGCCGCGGTCACGATGACAACAGTCGGCTACGGGGATAAGTCACCGGTATCTCTTGGCGGTCGCCTGATCGCCCTGCTCTGGATGTTCATCTCCGTGATTATCCTGTCCACTTTCACAGCTTCCATTGTTTCCTCCCTTGCCCTTCCGGACACCGCCCAGCCGATTGAAGGCATTGAAGACCTCCGCTCGGAAAGAGTAGCCACCGTGGAGGGTTCAACCGCGGACATCCTGCTTGGAGCCAACCAGTTGCGCCCTGTTTACGTCGATAATTTCAGGGAATTTGCGGAAATTTTCGAATCGTCTCAAATTGAAGCCGCGGTGTATGACAAGCCCACCCTGCAATTCCTGACCAAACAGATGGGACGCGGTTTTTACCTGATCGACCTGCTCAATAATCAGGAAGACTATGGGTTTGTCCTGCCTGAAAACAGTCCCCTCCGGGAGGCCATCAATCGGGAACTGCTCATGCTGCTGCAACAGCCGCGCTGGCATGCGCTCAAGGCAAGGTATCTGCAGTAG